One Streptomyces sp. B21-105 genomic region harbors:
- a CDS encoding class I SAM-dependent methyltransferase, with product MTRCRLCGSAALASVVDLGATPPCESFLAADRLDDPEPAYPLHLRVCTDCWLAQIPPLITPEETFKEYAYFSSFSTSWVEHARTFVADAVERVGIAAEGSDAFVVEVASNDGYLLRHVVERGIRCLGIEPSVNVGAAARDAGVPTLTEFLSPQTGAAVRAEHGPADLVVANNVYAHIPDVVGFTRGLRSLVADDGWVSIEVQHLLTLIEENQYDTIYHEHFQYYTVASAIRALASGGLALVDVELLPTHGGSIRLWARPSEVAGEPSRRVAEVLDREKAAGLQELSGYTEFSARVAKVRRDLLRFLIEAAERGETVVGYGAPGKGNTLLNHCGIRPDLLPYTVDRNPYKHGRFTPGTRIPVLAPEQIAADRPDYVLVLPWNLRAELVEQLSFVHEWGGRLVFPIPELSIVEVKR from the coding sequence ATGACACGATGCCGACTCTGCGGCTCGGCGGCGCTGGCGAGCGTCGTCGATCTGGGGGCGACCCCGCCGTGCGAGAGTTTTCTCGCCGCGGACCGGCTGGACGATCCGGAGCCGGCGTACCCGCTGCATCTGCGGGTGTGCACCGACTGCTGGCTCGCGCAGATCCCGCCGCTGATCACGCCGGAGGAGACGTTCAAGGAGTACGCGTACTTCTCCTCGTTCTCGACGTCCTGGGTGGAGCACGCGCGCACGTTCGTCGCGGACGCCGTGGAGCGGGTGGGGATCGCCGCCGAAGGCTCCGACGCCTTCGTGGTCGAGGTCGCGAGCAACGACGGGTATCTGCTGAGGCATGTGGTGGAGCGGGGGATCCGCTGCCTCGGCATCGAGCCGTCGGTGAACGTCGGCGCCGCCGCGCGGGACGCGGGGGTTCCCACGCTCACGGAGTTCCTGAGCCCGCAGACCGGTGCGGCGGTGCGTGCCGAGCACGGCCCGGCGGATCTGGTGGTGGCGAACAACGTGTACGCGCACATCCCGGACGTGGTCGGGTTCACCCGGGGGCTGCGTTCGCTGGTCGCCGACGACGGCTGGGTCTCGATCGAGGTGCAGCACCTGCTGACGCTGATCGAGGAGAACCAGTACGACACGATCTACCACGAGCATTTCCAGTACTACACGGTGGCGTCCGCGATCCGGGCGCTGGCGAGCGGCGGACTCGCGCTGGTGGACGTCGAGTTGCTGCCGACGCACGGCGGCTCGATCCGGCTGTGGGCCCGGCCGTCCGAGGTGGCCGGCGAGCCGAGCCGGCGGGTGGCCGAGGTGCTGGACCGGGAGAAGGCGGCCGGGCTGCAGGAGCTGTCCGGGTACACCGAGTTCTCCGCCCGGGTGGCCAAGGTGCGCCGGGACCTGCTGCGGTTCCTCATCGAGGCGGCCGAGCGCGGTGAGACGGTCGTCGGCTACGGCGCCCCGGGCAAGGGCAACACCCTGCTCAACCACTGCGGCATCCGGCCCGACCTGCTGCCCTACACGGTGGACCGCAACCCCTACAAGCACGGCAGGTTCACCCCGGGCACGCGTATTCCGGTCCTGGCGCCCGAGCAGATCGCCGCCGACAGGCCGGACTACGTCCTCGTCCTCCCGTGGAACCTGCGCGCCGAACTCGTCGAGCAGCTGTCGTTCGTGCACGAGTGGGGCGGGCGGCTGGTCTTTCCCATACCGGAACTGAGCATTGTCGAGGTCAAGCGATGA
- a CDS encoding heparinase II/III family protein yields the protein MTVSAGSPVWYLRRLSRMGPREVGGRVGDAVRRRRWRSGLPDGPTVTGARFTAVLPAGTLDAVPPDAAKRLVAEADRLMAGHAEYFGVPRDDLADPDWFFDPKTGRRAPGGYAFDVPYRDEDAAGDVKQIWELSRHHHLTVLAAAYAVTGNERYAERVAAHLRSWWAVNAPLRGVHWTSGIELGIRLLSWVWVRRLLDGWPGAAELFEGNPVAHRQIWHHQRWLAAFPSRASSANNHVIAETAGQFAAACAFDWFPASARWRTDALRSLERQLRANTFPSGLNRELASEYHGLVLELGLAALAEADAAGVPAPATVRLVLLRMTDALAAVVDDRLRPPRQGDADDGHGLVVDGAGTDRWGSLLATGDAVFGRLDWWPPVTGADVRTGLLAALLRPYAKETTAPAVSRPAGRPAERPAAQPAGRAAGRPVGRPAERPGHFADAGLTVLRGAGKTGEIWCRCDGGPHGFLSIAAHAHADALSVEVRHDGVDVLADPGTFCYHGQPEWRRYFRSTLGHNTLELDGEDQSVSGGPFLWTRHARSRILVADTAGAGDGGTVRWCAEHDGYLPSVHRRRVELTPARGELRMVDEVRGPRRAVRLAFHLGPAVTAELAGNRALLTWTRDGEDRSAVLDLPGQLSWAAHRGESDPPLGWYSAGFGRKEPATTLVGSGFTDGTESFTDGTAGFTDGTEGFTTVLGFQD from the coding sequence ATGACGGTGAGCGCGGGAAGTCCGGTCTGGTACCTGCGGCGGCTGTCCCGGATGGGGCCGCGGGAGGTCGGCGGCCGGGTGGGCGACGCGGTGCGCAGGCGGCGGTGGCGGTCGGGGCTGCCCGACGGCCCGACGGTGACCGGCGCCCGGTTCACCGCGGTCCTGCCCGCGGGGACGCTCGACGCGGTGCCGCCGGACGCCGCGAAACGTCTCGTCGCCGAGGCGGACCGGCTGATGGCCGGGCACGCCGAGTACTTCGGGGTGCCCCGCGACGACCTGGCCGACCCGGACTGGTTCTTCGACCCGAAGACCGGGCGCCGGGCTCCGGGGGGCTACGCGTTCGACGTGCCGTACCGCGACGAGGACGCGGCCGGGGACGTCAAGCAGATCTGGGAGCTGTCCCGGCATCACCACCTCACCGTGCTCGCCGCGGCCTACGCGGTCACCGGGAACGAGCGGTACGCCGAGCGGGTGGCCGCGCACCTGCGGTCGTGGTGGGCGGTCAACGCGCCGCTGCGCGGGGTGCACTGGACCAGCGGCATCGAGCTGGGGATCCGGCTGCTGTCGTGGGTGTGGGTCCGCCGGCTGCTCGACGGCTGGCCGGGCGCGGCGGAGCTGTTCGAGGGCAACCCGGTGGCGCACCGGCAGATCTGGCACCACCAGCGCTGGCTGGCGGCGTTCCCCAGCCGGGCGTCGTCGGCGAACAACCACGTCATCGCCGAGACGGCCGGGCAGTTCGCCGCGGCCTGCGCGTTCGACTGGTTCCCGGCCTCGGCGCGCTGGCGGACCGACGCGCTGCGGTCGCTGGAGCGGCAGTTGCGCGCCAACACCTTCCCGTCCGGCCTCAACCGCGAGCTGGCGAGCGAGTACCACGGGCTGGTGCTGGAGCTCGGTCTGGCCGCGCTGGCCGAGGCGGACGCCGCGGGCGTGCCGGCGCCCGCGACGGTGCGGCTGGTGCTGCTGCGGATGACCGACGCCCTCGCGGCCGTCGTGGACGACCGGCTGCGGCCGCCGCGCCAGGGGGACGCGGACGACGGGCACGGTCTGGTGGTGGACGGCGCGGGCACCGACCGGTGGGGCTCGCTGCTGGCCACCGGGGACGCCGTGTTCGGCCGGCTCGACTGGTGGCCGCCGGTGACCGGCGCCGATGTGCGCACCGGGCTGCTGGCGGCGCTCCTTAGGCCGTACGCGAAAGAGACGACCGCGCCGGCCGTGTCCCGCCCGGCGGGACGGCCGGCTGAACGGCCGGCGGCACAACCGGCGGGACGGGCGGCAGGGCGACCGGTGGGACGCCCGGCGGAACGGCCGGGGCACTTCGCCGACGCCGGCCTGACCGTCCTGCGGGGGGCGGGAAAGACGGGGGAGATCTGGTGCCGTTGCGACGGCGGCCCGCACGGGTTCCTGTCCATCGCCGCGCACGCCCACGCGGACGCGCTGTCCGTGGAGGTCCGGCACGACGGCGTCGACGTGCTCGCCGACCCGGGGACGTTCTGCTATCACGGCCAGCCCGAGTGGCGGCGGTACTTCCGCTCGACCCTCGGCCACAACACGCTGGAGCTGGACGGCGAGGACCAGTCGGTCTCCGGCGGCCCGTTCCTGTGGACCCGGCACGCCCGCAGCCGGATCCTGGTCGCGGACACGGCCGGCGCCGGTGACGGGGGGACGGTCCGCTGGTGCGCCGAGCACGACGGGTATCTGCCCTCCGTGCACCGCCGCCGGGTGGAGCTGACGCCCGCACGCGGGGAGCTGCGGATGGTCGACGAGGTGCGCGGCCCGCGGCGGGCCGTGCGGCTGGCGTTCCACCTCGGTCCGGCGGTCACCGCCGAACTGGCGGGGAACCGGGCGCTGCTCACCTGGACCCGGGACGGCGAGGACCGCTCCGCGGTGCTCGACCTGCCCGGGCAGCTGTCCTGGGCGGCGCACCGCGGGGAGAGCGACCCGCCGCTCGGCTGGTACTCCGCCGGGTTCGGGCGCAAGGAACCCGCCACCACCCTGGTCGGCTCCGGCTTCACCGACGGCACGGAGAGCTTCACCGACGGCACGGCGGGCTTCACGGACGGCACGGAGGGCTTCACCACCGTGCTCGGGTTCCAGGATTAG
- a CDS encoding NAD-dependent epimerase/dehydratase family protein, with the protein MRVLLTGHQGYLGTVMAPVLAAAGHEVVGLDAGLFADCVLGPAPADPPGHRVDLRDVTAEHVAGVDAVIHLAALSNDPLGSLAPELTYDINHHASVRLARLAREAGVRRFLYASTCSVYGAAGDPDLSNLVGEDAPLRPVTPYAESKVRVEDDLHALADGDFTPVYMRNATAFGYSPRLRADIVLNNLVGHALLSGEVRVLSDGTPWRPLVHAADIARAFSAALVAPREAVHDRAFNIGSETNNVTVAEIAGQVAEAVAGSEVVITGENGADPRSYRVDFSRFRAAIPGFDCEWTVKRGALELADAYREHALTREAFEQRFTRLAVLRAASDAGAVDDTLRWRR; encoded by the coding sequence ATGCGCGTACTGCTGACCGGACACCAGGGCTACCTGGGGACCGTCATGGCCCCGGTCCTCGCGGCCGCCGGGCACGAGGTCGTCGGCCTGGACGCCGGCCTGTTCGCCGACTGCGTCCTCGGCCCGGCGCCCGCGGACCCGCCGGGGCACCGGGTGGACCTGCGCGACGTCACCGCCGAGCACGTGGCCGGGGTGGACGCCGTGATCCACCTGGCCGCCCTGTCCAACGACCCGCTGGGATCGCTGGCGCCGGAGCTCACCTACGACATCAACCACCACGCGTCCGTGCGGCTGGCCCGGCTCGCCCGGGAGGCCGGGGTGCGGCGCTTCCTGTACGCGTCGACCTGCTCGGTGTACGGCGCCGCCGGCGACCCCGACTTGTCGAACTTGGTCGGCGAGGACGCCCCGCTGCGCCCGGTCACGCCGTACGCGGAGTCCAAGGTGCGGGTCGAGGACGACCTGCACGCGCTCGCCGACGGCGACTTCACCCCGGTGTACATGCGCAACGCCACCGCCTTCGGGTACTCGCCCCGGCTGCGCGCCGACATCGTGCTGAACAACCTGGTGGGGCACGCCCTGCTGTCCGGCGAGGTGCGGGTGCTGTCCGACGGCACGCCGTGGCGCCCGCTGGTGCACGCCGCCGACATCGCCCGCGCCTTCTCGGCCGCGCTGGTCGCGCCGCGCGAGGCGGTGCACGACCGGGCGTTCAACATCGGCAGCGAGACCAACAACGTCACGGTCGCCGAGATCGCCGGCCAGGTCGCCGAGGCGGTGGCCGGCTCCGAAGTGGTGATCACCGGGGAGAACGGCGCCGACCCGCGGTCCTACCGGGTGGACTTCTCCCGGTTCCGCGCCGCGATCCCCGGCTTCGACTGCGAGTGGACGGTGAAACGGGGCGCGCTCGAACTCGCCGACGCCTACCGCGAGCACGCGCTGACCCGGGAGGCATTCGAGCAGCGCTTCACCCGGCTCGCCGTGCTGCGCGCCGCGTCCGACGCCGGCGCCGTCGACGACACCCTGCGGTGGCGCCGGTGA
- a CDS encoding O-antigen ligase domain-containing protein — protein sequence MRPADTRTDRTDHTGTTDRTSKIVGAVWGLLVLNTLGSAGARTIVPLPRSLIQMVTMGALVAAFALALLVNPRVRIRASAYVFLLTLLLVPSLIASVNQGAGFGALFRCARLALFVGTLWLLSRWWDGGPTFVRHHIRMYFAVLGTVAAGLVVSPGAALPDLYGGRLVGALWPLTPPQIGQYAAVITGLTALLLLGRRTDRTSAALIIVPSLALLALTHTRTATLGLIVALVLAIASLVLTSAAARRLFSWAVLCAAVAAVGFSSALQAWFLRGQSQQNFASLTGRAKVWHALLAAPRTATEHVFGTGLGDKSFGGLPIDNSWLAVYNEQGVTGIVLVATIIVVLGGVALLRPPSLSRACAIFLISYCAIASYTEAGLGDASPYLLHLALAASLLAAPAEPAPPSRPDVSRPEDSPPEDSRPEDSRPGVPRRPVPRWARTSEVT from the coding sequence ATGAGACCCGCGGACACCCGCACCGACCGCACCGACCACACCGGCACCACCGACCGCACGTCGAAGATCGTCGGGGCGGTCTGGGGGCTGCTCGTCCTCAACACCCTCGGCTCCGCCGGGGCGAGGACCATCGTCCCGCTGCCCCGCTCCCTCATCCAGATGGTCACCATGGGCGCGCTGGTCGCCGCGTTCGCGCTGGCGCTCCTGGTCAACCCCCGGGTGCGGATCCGGGCCAGCGCCTACGTGTTCCTGCTCACCCTGCTGCTGGTGCCGAGCCTGATCGCCAGCGTGAACCAGGGGGCCGGGTTCGGCGCGCTGTTCCGGTGCGCCCGGCTGGCTCTCTTCGTCGGCACGTTGTGGCTGCTCAGCCGCTGGTGGGACGGCGGCCCGACGTTCGTCCGGCATCACATCCGGATGTACTTCGCGGTGCTCGGGACGGTGGCCGCCGGCCTGGTCGTCTCGCCGGGCGCCGCCCTGCCCGACCTCTACGGCGGGCGGCTGGTGGGAGCGTTGTGGCCGCTCACCCCGCCGCAGATCGGACAGTACGCCGCGGTGATCACCGGGCTCACCGCGCTGCTTCTGCTGGGCCGCCGCACCGACCGGACCAGCGCGGCGCTGATCATCGTGCCCTCCCTCGCCCTGCTCGCGCTGACCCACACCCGCACGGCGACGCTCGGCCTGATCGTCGCTCTGGTGCTGGCGATCGCCTCCCTCGTGCTGACCAGCGCCGCCGCGCGCCGGCTCTTCTCGTGGGCGGTGCTGTGCGCCGCGGTGGCCGCGGTGGGGTTCAGCTCGGCGCTCCAGGCGTGGTTCCTGCGCGGGCAGAGCCAGCAGAACTTCGCCAGTCTCACCGGCCGGGCGAAGGTGTGGCACGCGCTGCTGGCGGCGCCCCGGACGGCCACGGAGCACGTGTTCGGCACGGGTCTGGGCGACAAGTCGTTCGGCGGGCTGCCGATCGACAACAGCTGGCTGGCCGTCTACAACGAGCAGGGTGTGACCGGCATCGTGCTGGTGGCGACGATCATCGTCGTGCTGGGCGGCGTCGCGTTGCTGCGGCCGCCGTCGCTGTCGAGAGCCTGCGCGATCTTCCTGATCAGCTACTGCGCGATCGCCTCGTACACCGAGGCCGGTCTCGGCGACGCCTCGCCGTATCTGCTGCATCTGGCCCTGGCCGCCTCGCTGCTGGCGGCGCCCGCCGAACCCGCTCCCCCGTCGAGGCCCGACGTCTCCCGGCCCGAAGACTCTCCGCCCGAAGACTCTCGGCCCGAAGACTCTCGGCCCGGAGTTCCTCGACGTCCCGTCCCGCGCTGGGCCCGTACCTCGGAGGTGACCTGA
- a CDS encoding PIG-L deacetylase family protein, whose protein sequence is MIRLGAGRLDRVVAVGAHCDDIAIGAGGTLLTLCLARPGLRVDALVLSGGGGEREQEERAALAAFCPGADLRLTVLKLPDGRLPSHWGEAKDAVEELRGQTEPDLVLAPRTDDAHQDHRGLAKLMRTAFRDHLVLGYEIVKWDGDLGRPSGYQPLSPQIAEEKVRLLQEHYPSQRHRPWYDREAFLGLARIRGIECHERYAEAFAVTKLTLNLGG, encoded by the coding sequence GTGATCCGGCTCGGGGCGGGGCGCCTGGACCGGGTCGTCGCGGTGGGCGCGCACTGCGACGACATCGCCATCGGCGCGGGCGGCACCCTGCTGACGCTGTGCCTCGCGCGGCCGGGCCTCCGTGTCGACGCGCTGGTGCTGTCCGGTGGCGGCGGTGAGCGCGAGCAGGAGGAGCGGGCCGCGCTCGCCGCCTTCTGCCCGGGCGCCGATCTGCGGCTGACCGTGCTCAAGCTGCCGGACGGCCGGCTGCCGTCGCACTGGGGCGAGGCGAAGGACGCCGTCGAGGAGCTGCGCGGGCAGACCGAACCGGATCTCGTCCTCGCCCCGCGCACCGACGACGCGCACCAGGACCACCGCGGTCTGGCGAAGCTGATGCGCACCGCGTTCCGCGACCACCTCGTGCTCGGCTACGAGATCGTCAAGTGGGACGGCGACCTCGGCCGGCCGTCCGGGTACCAGCCGCTGTCGCCGCAGATCGCCGAGGAGAAGGTGCGGCTGCTGCAGGAGCACTACCCCTCGCAGCGGCACCGGCCCTGGTACGACCGGGAGGCCTTCCTCGGCCTCGCCCGGATCCGCGGCATCGAATGCCACGAGCGATACGCCGAGGCGTTCGCCGTCACCAAACTCACGCTCAACCTGGGGGGTTGA
- a CDS encoding glucose-1-phosphate cytidylyltransferase, which translates to MKVVLFCGGYGMRMRSGAADDVPKPMAMVGPRPLIWHVMRYYAHFGHTEFVLCLGYGAHHIKDFFLNYEETTSNDFVLRGGRTELLSTDISDWTITFAQTGIESPIGERLRRVRHHLDGDEMFLANYADVLTDAPLPEMIDNFARRDAGASMMVVPPQSSFHCVDLGEDGLVGGITAVSDMPLWENGGYFVLRQEVFDHIPEGGDLVADGCARLAKQGRLVAHQHRGFWKPTDTVKERAALDEAYARGERPWAVWERDGAGVSA; encoded by the coding sequence ATGAAGGTCGTTCTGTTCTGCGGCGGTTACGGGATGCGGATGCGCAGCGGCGCCGCGGACGACGTGCCCAAGCCGATGGCGATGGTCGGACCGCGGCCGCTGATCTGGCACGTCATGCGCTACTACGCGCACTTCGGGCACACGGAGTTCGTCCTGTGTCTCGGCTACGGGGCGCACCACATCAAGGACTTCTTCCTCAACTACGAGGAGACGACGTCCAACGACTTCGTGCTGAGGGGCGGGCGGACGGAGCTGTTGTCCACCGACATCTCGGACTGGACGATCACGTTCGCGCAGACCGGCATCGAGTCGCCGATCGGGGAGCGGCTGCGCCGGGTGCGGCACCACCTGGACGGCGACGAGATGTTCCTCGCCAACTACGCGGACGTGCTGACCGACGCCCCGCTGCCGGAGATGATCGACAACTTCGCCCGGCGTGACGCCGGCGCGTCGATGATGGTGGTGCCGCCGCAGTCCTCGTTCCACTGCGTGGACCTGGGCGAGGACGGCCTGGTCGGGGGCATCACCGCGGTGAGCGACATGCCGCTGTGGGAGAACGGCGGGTACTTCGTGCTCCGTCAGGAGGTCTTCGACCACATCCCGGAGGGCGGCGACCTGGTGGCCGACGGCTGTGCCCGACTGGCCAAGCAGGGGCGGCTGGTGGCGCACCAGCACCGCGGTTTCTGGAAGCCGACCGACACGGTGAAGGAGCGGGCCGCGCTCGACGAGGCGTACGCCCGGGGTGAGCGTCCGTGGGCCGTGTGGGAACGGGACGGCGCGGGGGTGAGCGCGTGA
- a CDS encoding right-handed parallel beta-helix repeat-containing protein, translated as MWRRRALPAAALAVALLAATGCDGGTTDATPRPTTAPSKPPTSVARVCAKPAAGPAKAPAGAVTVDPAVPGDLAAKTGSSPPHTTFWLRPGRHTLLTDRYDQVIPKEGNVYVGAPGAVLDGRESNHYAFGGAAPDVTIRHLTVRGFVAPRDEGVVNHDSADGWVIEHAMIRDNSGAGLMAGARQQVRASCLRDNGQYGMNAYKDGDLSGLVVEGNEITGNNTDDWERQRPQCGCSGGVKFWAVNGADVRGNWVHGNHGTGLWADTNNNDFLIEGNLIEDNAGAALIYEISYNAVVRNNTIRRNDWVDGRASAAGGDTFPFATVYLSESGGEPRIRARTDKIEVYRNVLENNWSGITLWENADRFCNSPANTSSGDCTLLVKDTGRCVRPAIAEAPLYSDCRWKTQRVDIHENRFVLDKSVVGCTARCGHMAVLSNYGTYPDWSPYQGERVAEAITGGQHNRWHDNVYVGPWTFVVHDASRTVGVKQWRGTPYRQDAGSAFRAGDGD; from the coding sequence ATGTGGCGGCGCCGGGCGCTGCCTGCGGCAGCGCTGGCGGTGGCTCTGCTGGCGGCGACCGGCTGTGACGGCGGCACGACGGACGCGACGCCGAGACCGACGACCGCGCCCTCCAAGCCCCCGACGTCCGTCGCCCGCGTGTGCGCCAAGCCGGCCGCCGGGCCGGCGAAGGCGCCGGCGGGCGCGGTGACGGTCGACCCGGCGGTCCCCGGCGACCTGGCCGCGAAGACCGGGAGCAGTCCCCCGCACACCACGTTCTGGCTGCGGCCGGGCAGGCACACGCTCCTGACGGACCGCTACGACCAGGTGATCCCCAAGGAGGGGAACGTCTACGTCGGCGCGCCGGGCGCGGTGCTCGACGGCCGCGAGAGCAACCACTACGCGTTCGGCGGCGCCGCCCCCGACGTCACCATCCGGCACCTGACCGTGCGGGGCTTCGTCGCGCCCCGTGACGAGGGCGTGGTCAACCACGACTCGGCCGACGGATGGGTGATCGAGCACGCCATGATCCGGGACAACTCCGGGGCCGGGCTGATGGCCGGGGCCCGCCAGCAGGTCCGCGCGAGCTGTCTGCGCGACAACGGCCAGTACGGGATGAACGCGTACAAGGACGGCGACCTCAGCGGCCTGGTGGTCGAGGGCAACGAGATCACGGGCAACAACACGGACGACTGGGAGCGGCAACGGCCGCAGTGCGGCTGCAGCGGGGGCGTCAAGTTCTGGGCCGTGAACGGCGCGGACGTACGCGGCAACTGGGTGCACGGCAACCACGGGACCGGGCTGTGGGCGGACACCAACAACAACGACTTCCTCATCGAGGGCAACCTGATCGAGGACAACGCCGGCGCCGCGCTGATCTACGAGATCAGTTACAACGCGGTCGTACGGAACAACACGATCCGGCGCAACGACTGGGTCGACGGCCGGGCCTCCGCGGCCGGCGGCGACACGTTCCCGTTCGCGACGGTCTACCTCTCCGAGTCGGGGGGCGAACCGCGGATCCGGGCCCGCACGGACAAGATCGAGGTCTACCGCAACGTGCTGGAGAACAACTGGTCCGGGATCACCCTGTGGGAGAACGCCGACCGGTTCTGCAACAGCCCGGCCAACACGTCGTCCGGTGACTGCACGTTGCTGGTGAAGGACACCGGCCGCTGCGTGCGGCCGGCGATCGCCGAGGCGCCGCTGTACTCCGACTGCCGGTGGAAGACACAGCGGGTGGACATCCACGAAAACCGCTTCGTGCTGGACAAGTCCGTCGTGGGCTGCACGGCGAGGTGCGGCCATATGGCGGTGCTGTCCAACTACGGCACGTACCCGGACTGGTCGCCGTACCAGGGCGAGCGGGTGGCCGAGGCGATCACCGGCGGGCAGCACAACCGCTGGCACGACAACGTCTACGTCGGACCGTGGACCTTCGTCGTGCACGACGCGAGCCGGACGGTCGGCGTCAAGCAGTGGCGGGGCACGCCGTACCGGCAGGACGCGGGCAGCGCCTTCCGCGCCGGGGACGGTGATTGA
- a CDS encoding bi-domain-containing oxidoreductase translates to MKQVVQNYKSGELALIDVPVPGCKAGGVLVRSAYSLISTGTELMKVSEAGMSMLGKARSRPDQVAKVVQSVAANGVPATYRKVMGKLDSYTPLGYSLCGVVEQVGAGVDDVKVGDLVACAGNEHALHAELNWVPKNLYAPVPDGLAPRHAAFGTVGSIAMQGVRQGESRLGEVALVIGLGLIGQLVVQLLAASGVRVVGADPDPARCELAERLGAAACGDPGSAAVENAVAELTDGHGVDQVYLAAGGGSNQPVELAARLCRDRGRVVDIGKCRLDLPWNAYYEKELDVRFSRSYGPGRYDPAYELEGRDYPIGYVRWTERRNLACFLDLAARGRVDVEPLISHIAAFDEAVETYQRLKDGELKAVAVLFRYPGQKEDAAEAQALAVTVPAVRRGTAAPSPARAAKAPVRLAFVGAGNYATSMLLPHLSQRDGVELSTVVTTTALSAANAQRKFGFAAATTDLDAVLGDPSVDAVFVVTRHSSHAELTRKALLAGKTVFVEKPLALSEDELADVLAAVEESGNDRLQVGFNRRFAPLLNEARKRFGVRTGPASLRYLVNAGRLDHGSWYLRQGSEGSRFAGEGGHFIDTASWLLDADPVSVYATATPGNEDLQVVLRYPDGSTATVSYVTTGAPGFPKETLDLVADGKVLRLDDFVRASVHGPERWVSSRLPKARDKGQSAELAAFVRAVRTGGPMPVPLESLVATTAATLAVPAGLACGAPVTLAEAR, encoded by the coding sequence GTGAAACAGGTCGTGCAGAACTACAAGAGCGGTGAGCTGGCGCTGATCGACGTGCCGGTGCCGGGGTGCAAGGCGGGCGGTGTGCTGGTCCGCAGCGCCTACTCGCTGATCTCCACCGGGACCGAGCTGATGAAGGTGTCCGAGGCCGGCATGTCGATGCTGGGCAAGGCCCGTTCGCGGCCGGACCAGGTGGCCAAGGTCGTGCAGAGCGTGGCCGCCAACGGGGTGCCCGCCACGTACCGCAAGGTGATGGGCAAGCTGGACTCGTACACGCCGCTGGGTTACTCGCTGTGCGGGGTGGTCGAGCAGGTCGGCGCCGGCGTCGACGACGTGAAGGTGGGCGACCTCGTGGCCTGCGCGGGCAACGAGCACGCGTTGCACGCCGAGTTGAACTGGGTGCCGAAGAACCTGTACGCGCCGGTGCCGGACGGTCTCGCGCCGCGGCACGCGGCCTTCGGCACCGTCGGGTCGATCGCGATGCAGGGCGTCCGTCAGGGCGAGTCGCGGCTCGGCGAGGTGGCCCTGGTCATCGGCCTCGGGCTGATCGGGCAACTGGTGGTGCAACTGCTCGCCGCGTCGGGGGTCCGTGTCGTCGGGGCCGACCCCGACCCGGCGCGCTGCGAGCTCGCCGAGCGGCTGGGCGCGGCGGCCTGCGGCGATCCCGGCTCCGCGGCCGTGGAGAACGCCGTCGCCGAACTCACCGACGGCCACGGCGTGGACCAGGTGTACCTGGCCGCCGGCGGCGGCAGCAATCAGCCCGTCGAGCTGGCCGCCCGGCTGTGCCGGGACCGCGGCCGGGTCGTCGACATCGGCAAGTGCCGGCTGGACCTGCCGTGGAACGCGTACTACGAGAAGGAGCTCGACGTCCGGTTCTCCCGCAGTTACGGCCCCGGGCGCTACGACCCGGCGTACGAGCTGGAGGGGCGGGACTACCCGATCGGCTATGTGCGCTGGACCGAGCGGCGCAACCTGGCGTGCTTCCTCGACCTCGCCGCCCGCGGCCGGGTCGACGTGGAGCCCCTGATCTCCCACATCGCCGCCTTCGACGAGGCCGTCGAGACGTATCAGCGGCTGAAGGACGGCGAGTTGAAGGCCGTGGCCGTGCTGTTCCGGTACCCCGGGCAGAAGGAGGACGCGGCGGAGGCGCAGGCCCTCGCGGTGACCGTGCCCGCGGTGCGTCGCGGCACGGCGGCGCCCTCCCCGGCCCGGGCCGCCAAGGCGCCGGTGCGCCTCGCCTTCGTCGGCGCCGGCAACTACGCGACGTCGATGCTGCTGCCGCACCTGTCGCAGCGCGACGGCGTCGAGTTGTCCACGGTCGTCACCACGACGGCGCTGTCGGCGGCCAACGCGCAGCGCAAGTTCGGCTTCGCCGCGGCCACCACCGATCTCGACGCCGTGCTCGGCGACCCGTCGGTCGACGCGGTGTTCGTGGTCACCCGCCACAGCTCGCACGCCGAACTGACCCGCAAGGCGCTGCTGGCCGGCAAGACGGTGTTCGTGGAGAAGCCGCTGGCGCTGTCCGAGGACGAACTGGCGGATGTGCTCGCCGCGGTGGAGGAGTCCGGCAACGACCGGCTGCAGGTGGGCTTCAACCGCCGCTTCGCGCCGCTGCTCAACGAGGCAAGGAAGCGGTTCGGCGTCCGGACCGGACCGGCGAGCCTGCGCTATCTGGTCAACGCCGGCCGTCTCGATCACGGCAGCTGGTACCTCCGGCAGGGCAGCGAGGGCTCGCGCTTCGCCGGCGAGGGCGGCCATTTCATCGACACGGCGAGCTGGCTGCTGGACGCCGATCCGGTGTCGGTGTACGCGACGGCCACACCCGGCAACGAGGACCTCCAGGTCGTGCTGCGCTACCCGGACGGGTCCACCGCCACCGTCAGTTACGTCACCACCGGCGCGCCCGGCTTCCCCAAGGAGACGCTGGACCTGGTCGCCGACGGCAAGGTGCTGCGGCTCGACGACTTCGTCCGCGCCTCGGTCCACGGGCCCGAGCGGTGGGTCAGTTCGCGGCTGCCGAAGGCCCGGGACAAGGGCCAGTCGGCCGAACTGGCCGCGTTCGTGCGGGCCGTGCGGACCGGCGGGCCGATGCCGGTGCCGCTGGAGTCGCTGGTCGCCACCACGGCGGCCACCCTCGCCGTGCCGGCCGGCCTCGCCTGCGGTGCGCCGGTGACGCTCGCGGAGGCCCGATGA